The following are from one region of the Paenibacillus sabinae T27 genome:
- a CDS encoding anti-repressor SinI family protein gives MDKSNQGKIEELQTVELDMEWVYLLLKAKKQGIHADEIRRFFNDRTLKAM, from the coding sequence TTGGATAAGTCCAACCAGGGGAAAATCGAAGAACTGCAGACGGTAGAGCTTGATATGGAATGGGTATATTTGCTTCTGAAGGCGAAGAAGCAAGGGATTCATGCGGATGAAATTCGTCGGTTCTTCAATGACAGGACGCTGAAGGCTATGTAG
- a CDS encoding helix-turn-helix domain-containing protein — protein MPDNIGQHIQQLRLEKGLSLSELAGKADVAKSYLSNVERNIQSNPSIQFIEKIAEALDVPVHVLLYGELSDSQEEPLDSEWFKLVQEAMASGVSKREFKEFLDYQKWRLEQKDQ, from the coding sequence GTGCCAGATAACATAGGGCAGCACATTCAGCAGCTCCGCCTGGAGAAGGGATTATCCTTATCCGAGCTGGCGGGCAAGGCCGATGTGGCCAAATCCTACTTAAGCAATGTTGAACGCAACATCCAATCCAACCCCTCTATCCAATTCATCGAGAAAATTGCCGAAGCTCTGGACGTACCCGTTCACGTTCTTCTCTACGGAGAACTTTCCGATTCGCAGGAGGAACCGCTCGATTCCGAATGGTTCAAGCTGGTTCAGGAGGCCATGGCCTCAGGTGTAAGCAAACGCGAGTTCAAGGAGTTTCTGGATTACCAGAAATGGCGGCTTGAACAAAAGGATCAATAA